The region AAAGAGTACATTGCGAAAAAGGTACCGATACCGATAGACAGCCTCCTTAGGCTCCTGGCAATGACCGCAAGAGGTCTCCACTACGCCCACCTGCGCGGAATACTGCACAGGGACATCAAGCCGGCAAATATTATGATAACTCCGACCAATTACCCGAAAATAATGGATTTCGGCATTGCCAGGATAATGGACAGTTCAAAACTCCCTTCGTCACCTGAAACTGGCGGAAAGGAAGAGAGCGAAAAGGGCTTTGTACTGGGAACTCCTCACTACATGTCGCCAGAGCAGATACGGGGAAAGGATCTGGATCAGCGGTCGGATGTCTTCTCCCTCGGTGTTATGGCCTATGAATGGATATCCGGCAAAAAACCGTTCAACGGGAAGAATCTCCAAGAGGTAATTACATCCATCATCAAGCAGGAGCCGGAACCCCTGGACAAGATATCGAACATCGACAAGAGGATAAGCGACCTCATACATCGCGCGATGGGGAAAAAACCGGAGCACCGATATCAGAATGCCGAGGCTTTTTCCGACACCATTGAGCTGGTGCTGACCGCCATTGAGAAAAAGGCGTCCGAAGAGGCCGAAAACCTCAGCGCCACCGGCACCTTCTCCTACGACCAGCTCCGGGTGGTGCACGAGCTGAAAAAGAACTACATCTTTTTCGCCGATTTCACGGAAGATGAACTATTCACTATTTTCAGCATGTCAAACAAAGAGAAATTTGAAAAAGGGGAAGTGATAATCCAGGAGGGAACATCCGGCGCAAAGATGTACGTCATTCTGAAAGGCGCCGTAATAATCACCAAGATAGTCGATGGAAAGAATGTAGAGGTAAAGAGGCTAAAGGCGGGAGAATGTTTCGGCGAGATGACTATAGTTGACAAGATGCCGAGATCCGCAACCGTTGCAGCCATGGAATCTACCCTTCTGATTGCCATTAACGAGATTGTCCTTCGAACATCAAAGCCCGAACTATGCCTGAAACTTTATAAAAGTTTGGCGGCAATGATCTCCGAAAAACTGAGAGCAAGAGACACCGAATACGCGGAAATGATAAGCTCAAAGCCTGCCAGATAGGAAATCCCCGGCATTTTCCACCTCCCCCTTGCGAATAGAGCGGCGTCAAACAATACGCTCCTTCATGTAGTATCATTAGTGACTGGGAAATATTTAAAAAAATGGAAAGAAAAGCTGTTTTTATCATCGAGGACGACTTCACGCGAAAGGGAGAACTGCCATCAAATCTTAAAAAGCTTGGATTCCAGGTTGAAACGGGGAGCGGTGATGGGCTTCTTGCCAAGATGAAAGCGGCAAAACCTGAAGCGATTATTACGGGCGCAGATGAAGCCTCCAGTGATGCCGACAATATCCTCAACCGGATCCGCGGGGACGCTGACTTGAAAGATTGTGAACTTTTCGTCTACGCGGAAAAGATAGACATAAAACTTGAAATAAAGCTGAGAAAGCTCAAGGTGAACAACTTCTTCGTACTGGAAGAGGGCACCAGCCACAGGATTCTCGAACAGCTGAATAAGTTTTTCGAGGGATTTGGAGAAGAAGAACCGATAGATCTCGTCCAGCTTATCGGCCCGGAAGATACCGAAGAAGATCTCACAGAAAAATTTTTCCCCTACCTGGAACAGGATATCCCGCTCCATGAAACGAAAAAGGAGCCCGAACCGGCGCAAAGGCTGAAGCCGGATGAGGAATTTAAAAAAGCAAAATCGTTCATGGATGCCAGCAAAAACCATGAGGCTATCAATCTTTTTCTCCATCTGGCAGGGAACGATGAATACCGCGAAGAATCCAACCTCCTCGCTGGCGTATGCTATCGTAACCTGAAAAAATACAGGAACTCTGTCGATATTCTGCAGAAGGGGGCGAAAGAGGCATCTACCAGAGATAGAAAAATGGAGTTTCGATATGAACTGGGGGTAACATTGCAGGAAGCGGGAAAACTTGAGGAAGCCTCCAAATTCTTTTTCTCCGTCTATAAAAATGATAAATATTTCCGGGACACCGCCAAGCGCATCCAGGAGATACAGAAAAGCATTAAGGATATGTGATCAATGAACAAAGCCAAAAATCTTCAAAATGACAACTCCATAATAATCCTTGGACTGATAGTCGTAGGTGTGCTCGCGGGCGGAATCTCTGGATGGTATTTCGGGGAGTCGATGATCGCCGTTGGATGGCTGGGCGACCTCTTTCTGAATGCGCTGAAAATGACCATCGTTCCGCTTGTCGCCTCCTCGGTCATATGCGGGGTTGTCTCCATGAAAGAGACATCCGGCATCGGCAGGATGGGTGGAGTAACGCTTGTTTACTACATGACGACGACTGCGGTTGCCGTTTTTATCGGCCTGGTGGTGGTAAATATCGTCCAGCCCGGCGCTGGGCTTAGCATCCCGAACATTGAAGCGCTTGACAGCATTCGGGACAAGACCGAAACAGGCATCAGCGACATTGTCCTCTCCCTCGTTTCGCCAAACCTTGTCAAATCGGCAGCGGACGGCCAGCTCCTTCCCATAATTATTTTCTCCATCATGCTTGCGATCGCCATGAGCCAAGTCGGCAAAAAAGCCGATCATCTTGCCGGATTTTTCGAAGGACTTAACGAAGCGGTGATGGTGATCGTCACATGGATAATGTACTTCGCCCCCGTGGGGATATTCGCCCTGATAGCCGCGAGGCTTGGAAAGGCTGGCGGCGGTGACGCCTTCTTCTCCGAAATAGAAGCGGTAGGCTGGCATGTGTTCACGGTCCTTTCGGGACTTACTATTCATTTCGTGTTCCTCTCCATTCTCCTTTTCCTGATTACGCGCCACGGCATCGGATACTACCTCGGCATGTTCCGCGCGCTTTTCACTGCGTTCGGCACGGCAAGCTCTTCTGCAACACTGCCGATAACGATGGAATGCGCGAAGGAGAACGGCATTAGCGACCGTAGCGTGCGATTCGTCCTCCCTCTTGGTGCGACGGTAAACATGGACGGCACGGCGCTTTATGAAGCGGCGGCTGTCATGTTCATCGCTCAGGCGTACGGCGCAGACATGGGGGTCACCCAGCAGGTGATCATCTTCATTACGGCAACGCTCGCCGCCATCGGCGCCGCGGGCATCCCAGAAGCAGGGCTTGTGACAATGGTCATCGTCCTGCAGGCGGTACACCTCCCCCTTGACGGCATCGCGCTTCTCCTTGCAGTTGACTGGCTACTTGACCGTTTCCGCACATCCTTGAATGTCTGGGGGGACGCGGTCGGCGCGGCGGTGATAGACAAGCTTATGGCCGGCAGGAATTTCTCCGGCAAAATTTCATAACGTGTCTATATCCAGCTCGGAACTTGCGGCTGTCGCCCGTGAAATACTCGACATCGGCAAACGGCAGGTAGAAAAGATCTTCCAGCCTTCTGAATACGAACTTGTTTTCGTATTCAGGGAAGAGAAGGGGGTACGGCTCTTCATAAACGCCTCGCTGAACAATGGAACTATATTCCTTACGCGGGAAAAAGAGGAATCGCCAAAAGCACCGACACCTTTCGCCGTGATGCTTCGTAAACATATTTCCGGGAGCCGCCTCGTAGCTATCGATAAATCACAGAACGACCGGCAGATAGCCCTCCACTTCTCTCCGGCGGAAATTCGGCTTGTCTGCCGATTTTTCGGAAAAGGTGGATTCATACTCGCCGGAAGCGACGGGAAAATTCTCGGCCTTAGCGGATTCGCCACATCCCCCACACTCCGTGCCGGAGTTATTTATCCCCTGCCGTTGCCGGACAAAAACGAAGAGCCTGCCGTTTTCGAAAGATCACCCTCGCTGGAACTAGAGCAGAGATTCAAAAACGACTCCAGCGAGAACGAAAAGGAGAAGATTCTCACAGCCATTAACCGTGAGCTGAAAAAACTCGGCAAACTTAGGAAAAATCTTGAAACAGATCTTGAAAAACTTTCGGACTACAGCGGCTATCAAAGATTGGGCGACCTTTGCAAAACGTACTTCAATAAACTCGAAAAGGGGAAGAGCGAGGCGATCCTTACAGACATAGAAACCGGCGAGGACGTAATAATCCCGCTCAAGCCTGAGCTCTCCCCGGCTGAGAATATCGGTCTCATCTATAAAAAACATCACAAGTACATCAGCGGCAAGGAGAGACTTCAATCCGCGCTCGCCGATACAATTGAAAAAATCAATTCCCTGAAGGCCGATTCCGGAAAGATCGAAGCGGCGGCTTCCACTACCGAAATCGCCACGCTCTCGGAAAAACATACAACTTCTCAAAAACCGCAACCCGGCAAACCTGCCAAAAAAAAGGAACCGGTAAAATCCGAACCGTTCCGCAGGTTCTCGTCCTCGCAGGGGTTCGAAATATATGTAGGAAAATCGGGAGCGAAGAACGACGAGCTCCTCCGCCAAAGCAACGGCAATGATCTATGGTTCCATGTGAGGGGCTTTCCCGGCTCCCATGTGGTGATGAAAACTTCGCGCGCGAAGGATGTCCCACACGACGCGATCGTGGAAGCGGCAAAACTCGCTTTGAAATATTCCACAAGGGCAAAAGACGGCAAGGGGGAGATCGTTTATACGCATGTAAAAAACGTTAAAAAACCAAAAAATGCCCCGCCGGGCAAGGTGCTGGTTACGAGAGAGAAAACGGTGAGCGTAAGGCTCGACTGAACAATTGAACGAAAAGAAGGACATCGACGCATGGGAATAGTATCATGTCATCAATAGTGAATATGAAACAGACAGCAATTGACATGAAACTCCCTTGATAAAAGTTTAAAATGCAAAAATCATGAAAATCGGCGACAAGGTATCGGACTTTTCAAAAGAGTTCACTTGCAGCATAGCCACTGTCGGGAACTTCGACGGACTCCACCTGGGACACCGCGAGATAATGAAACAGGTGAAGGAAGAATCGGCAAGGCAGAACTGCAAGTCGCTTGTGATAACCTTTGAGCCCCACCCCTCGTCCATCCTTTACCCCACAAGAAATTTCTTCAGGCTCACATCCCCGGAGCGAAGAGCGAAGCTGATAGCGGAATGCGGAATAGACGGGCTCCTCGCGATACCGTTTACGATCCCCCTTTCAGAGAAGGACCCGAGGGCGTTCGTCGAAGAGATAATGGTACCCCTTAAACTGCGCAGGCTGTATGTAGGGCACGACTTCACATTCGGCTCTGGCCGCAAGGGGAACGTGTATACGTTGAAGAGAGAGGGGGAGATCCTCGGCTTCTCGGTGCACGAAATACCGGAGGTCGAAATAGACGGCGAAACAGTTAGAAGCACAAGGATACGGGCGCTCCTTGCCGAAGGGAACATTGAAAAGGTCACCAAGCTTTTAGGGAGGGAGCACGCGGTTTCCGGCGTCGTGATAAAAGGCGCAGGGCGGGGCAAGATCCTCGGCTTCCCCACCGCGAACCTCGGCCAGACGGTAGAGACGGTCCCCGGCCCTGGCGTATACGCCACGAAAGTGGAGCTTGACGGAAAGCTGTACGATTCCGCCACCCATGTCGGCGTCATACCCACCTTTGATGTGGACGTGCCGGGGATAGAGGCGCACATTTTCGATTTCAATAGCGAGATAACAGGCCAAAATATTGAAATACGGTTCATTGCGAAGGTACGCGACACGGCTCGCTTTGCCTCGATCGACGAACTGAAGGAACAGATAAGAAAGGATTGCGAAGACATCCGCCGCCTCCTCTGAAAAGTGGTAAAATAAGTACCTAGAAGGAGGTGAGCGCAATGGGAATGGTCGCTGTGCCTGTTACGAACCTGATCCTGTTCAGCATCTTCCTCCTTTTCCTCGCGGGCTACACAATCTCGGCGTTAAGGAAAAGAAGGGAAATGAAAATCTATCACCCCGACATGATGTTCAAGGTCAAAGGTCTCGGCGCCACTAAGAAACTTGAGATCATCCCGATAGTCGACTGGTATTCCGAACATGGCGAAATGAAAGCCGAAGAGGGTGTCTCCTACCTCATCAGGACAGACAATAATACAGTCCTTTTTGATGTCGGCGTCGACTTCTCGAAAGGTACCCCTACCCCGCTGACTATTCAGATGGAAAAGATGGGGATCACATGGGATGACTTCGACACCGTGGTGATATCGCATAACCACCCCGATCAGTGGAGAAAACACCACAACTACAACCTGAATGAAAAACAGGTGGAACTTGGCGAAGAGAGCTTCTATGTGAACGACAATCCTCAATACCCCGTTCTGGAGCCGATGTGGAACGACAACCCTATCGCGATAGGGAAAGGGATAACCACCACCGGCACTATCCCGAACAGGGATTTCATGATGGGATGGACCGCCGAACAGGCGATCGTCGTAAACGTCGAAGGAAAAGGGTTGGTAGTTATTTCCGGGTGCGGACATCAGACTCTCCAAAGAATACTCGACCGCGTGGGAATGATGTTCGATGAGCCGATGTACGGGATAGTATGCGGATACCACTATCCGGTCACAGATTCGAGACTCCGGATGCTCGGTGTGGAAATGCAAAAGCATATGCCGGGGCACGATCATCCGCTGATAAGCATCTCGGATGCCGACGTGGAAGAGAATATCGGCTTCCTTAGGGAGAAGGATCTGAAACTCGTCGCGATGTCGCCACATGACTGCTGTGACAACGCCATCGACGAGGCGTTCCGCAATACTTTCCACGAAACATACAGGAAAGTTACCGTTGGTGAAAAGATAATCTGCTAAAGCCTTTTCGGCCCGCCATGAAAATCGGGCGGGCCGACGCGGTAGTGGCGCGCCCCCTGTCAAAGCTGTATAGTCTGGTAAACACAACTTTAACAACAGGGAGCCGAAACTGATATACCTCAATAACGCCGCCACTACACTGCCAAAACCCCCTTCCGTGATCCGCGCGATAAGGAACGCCCTGGAAGGTATCGGCGCAAATCCCGGCAGAGGGGTGGACAAGCTCGTATACAGGGCCGACAAGCTCATATACTCCGCCCGTCTCCGCGCCGCCTCGTTCTTCGGCCTTTCCGATCCGTCGAGGCTTATCTTCACTCCCGGCTGCACATACTCCATAAATATCGCCATCAGGGGAACGCTGAAAAGCGGCGACCATGTCATCACCACCGGAAGAATGCACAACGCCATCTCGCGGACGGTTTTCGACAAGCGCCTCGGCCTGAATGTATCCCCCCTTATGTGGGACGAAAAGGAGCCTATCACCGAAGAGATGTTCAAAGCTCATATGACCCCCGAAACAAAGGCGGTGATCGTCAACCACGGGAGCAACGTAGACGGACTCCTCTTCCCTATCGACGCGATCGGCAAGATAACCAGATCGCTCGGACTTCTATTGATAGTCGACACGGCGCAGACAGCCGGCGTGGTACCCATCGACATGGCAAAAAACGGCATCGACATCCTCTGCGCCTCGGGACACAAGGGGCTTTACGGCCCGGCAGGCATCGGCATACTCGCCATATCCCCCGGCGTCGATGTCGAACCTCTCGTCACCGGCGGCACCGGGAGCTTCAGCGAAGATATGGATATGCCTACAACCTCCCCCGACCGGTTCGAGCCTGGCTCGCCGAACTTTGCAGGCATCGCGGGGCTCGACGCGGGGATAGAGTTCATCCAGAATACCGGGATAGAAAAGATATTCCGCCGGAAGATGGATCTCTGCATGGAGGCATATGAAGGGATAGTGAACATCCACGACGTGAAAATATTCTGGCCGGAAAAGGAAGCGAACCGCCTCCCTCTCTTCTCGTTCACCGTGGCGGAGATAGACCCTTCCGACGTAGCCGAACATCTCGATAAAAAACATGGGATAGCGACCCGCACCGGACTGCACTGCGCGCCGTTCACGCATCAGGAGATAGGCTCATACCCGATCGGCACCGTCCGCGTATCCCCCGGCTTCTACAACAAGAGGAGCGACATAAAAAAATTCATCAAAGCTGTAAAGGAACTATCGGTAAAGAAGGAGCGATGAGCGACTGTATAGCGGTGTTCGCCACGACATATGAAACGCTACGCGCCGAGGATTTTTTCCGCGCCGAAAAGATAAAGTTCAAGCCGATCCTGAAACCGAGGAAAATAGGCTCCGCCTGCCGTATGGCGCTGAAATTTTCGGAGAAGGATATTGAAGCGGCTAAACGCGCCGTCTCCGCCGGCAACCTGGATATCCTCTCCTTCTACCGAAAAGAGAACGACACATGGGAAAAGATTTTGGGTCGGATACTCCCATAAGATAAATATGCAGTTCATCAAGTATATCTACATGGCTCCCTGCTCCCCTTAGTTGGCAGGTATTTTGTAACATTTCGGTAGAATTTTGCGCTCTTCCCTTTGTTCTTAACTGATGGTAATCTTTACACATAATGCCGTTAGTAGTTTTGGGAGTTAATCATAATTCAGCCCCTGTGGAGGTGCGCGAAAAGCTCGCGTTCGACCTCAAGGAGCTGAGCGAGGCGGCCGGGGACGTATTCTCGAAGATGCCAGGGGTCGACGAGAAGGTTATCCTCTCCACCTGCAACAGGGTGGAGATCTACGCCCATGTGGACGATATCGAAGACGGCCTCGCCTCCATCAAACGCTTCATCTACAACTACCACGAGATACCCGCCGGGGTACTCGACAAGCATTTCTACAGCTACACCCTCGACGAGGCGATAGAACACCTCTTCGAGGTATCGGCGTCGCTCGACTCGA is a window of Nitrospinota bacterium DNA encoding:
- a CDS encoding NFACT RNA binding domain-containing protein gives rise to the protein MSISSSELAAVAREILDIGKRQVEKIFQPSEYELVFVFREEKGVRLFINASLNNGTIFLTREKEESPKAPTPFAVMLRKHISGSRLVAIDKSQNDRQIALHFSPAEIRLVCRFFGKGGFILAGSDGKILGLSGFATSPTLRAGVIYPLPLPDKNEEPAVFERSPSLELEQRFKNDSSENEKEKILTAINRELKKLGKLRKNLETDLEKLSDYSGYQRLGDLCKTYFNKLEKGKSEAILTDIETGEDVIIPLKPELSPAENIGLIYKKHHKYISGKERLQSALADTIEKINSLKADSGKIEAAASTTEIATLSEKHTTSQKPQPGKPAKKKEPVKSEPFRRFSSSQGFEIYVGKSGAKNDELLRQSNGNDLWFHVRGFPGSHVVMKTSRAKDVPHDAIVEAAKLALKYSTRAKDGKGEIVYTHVKNVKKPKNAPPGKVLVTREKTVSVRLD
- a CDS encoding dicarboxylate/amino acid:cation symporter; this translates as MNKAKNLQNDNSIIILGLIVVGVLAGGISGWYFGESMIAVGWLGDLFLNALKMTIVPLVASSVICGVVSMKETSGIGRMGGVTLVYYMTTTAVAVFIGLVVVNIVQPGAGLSIPNIEALDSIRDKTETGISDIVLSLVSPNLVKSAADGQLLPIIIFSIMLAIAMSQVGKKADHLAGFFEGLNEAVMVIVTWIMYFAPVGIFALIAARLGKAGGGDAFFSEIEAVGWHVFTVLSGLTIHFVFLSILLFLITRHGIGYYLGMFRALFTAFGTASSSATLPITMECAKENGISDRSVRFVLPLGATVNMDGTALYEAAAVMFIAQAYGADMGVTQQVIIFITATLAAIGAAGIPEAGLVTMVIVLQAVHLPLDGIALLLAVDWLLDRFRTSLNVWGDAVGAAVIDKLMAGRNFSGKIS
- a CDS encoding aminotransferase class V-fold PLP-dependent enzyme, giving the protein MYLNNAATTLPKPPSVIRAIRNALEGIGANPGRGVDKLVYRADKLIYSARLRAASFFGLSDPSRLIFTPGCTYSINIAIRGTLKSGDHVITTGRMHNAISRTVFDKRLGLNVSPLMWDEKEPITEEMFKAHMTPETKAVIVNHGSNVDGLLFPIDAIGKITRSLGLLLIVDTAQTAGVVPIDMAKNGIDILCASGHKGLYGPAGIGILAISPGVDVEPLVTGGTGSFSEDMDMPTTSPDRFEPGSPNFAGIAGLDAGIEFIQNTGIEKIFRRKMDLCMEAYEGIVNIHDVKIFWPEKEANRLPLFSFTVAEIDPSDVAEHLDKKHGIATRTGLHCAPFTHQEIGSYPIGTVRVSPGFYNKRSDIKKFIKAVKELSVKKER
- a CDS encoding serine/threonine-protein kinase, producing MTVEIPETIGRYQIKKKVGQGAMGVVYLGYDEMIDRKVAVKYLRLEKIKNDSERSKIVDLFFKEAKIIGKLNHNHITSIYDIGIHDDYPFLVMEFVSGRTIKEYIAKKVPIPIDSLLRLLAMTARGLHYAHLRGILHRDIKPANIMITPTNYPKIMDFGIARIMDSSKLPSSPETGGKEESEKGFVLGTPHYMSPEQIRGKDLDQRSDVFSLGVMAYEWISGKKPFNGKNLQEVITSIIKQEPEPLDKISNIDKRISDLIHRAMGKKPEHRYQNAEAFSDTIELVLTAIEKKASEEAENLSATGTFSYDQLRVVHELKKNYIFFADFTEDELFTIFSMSNKEKFEKGEVIIQEGTSGAKMYVILKGAVIITKIVDGKNVEVKRLKAGECFGEMTIVDKMPRSATVAAMESTLLIAINEIVLRTSKPELCLKLYKSLAAMISEKLRARDTEYAEMISSKPAR
- a CDS encoding bifunctional riboflavin kinase/FAD synthetase; its protein translation is MKIGDKVSDFSKEFTCSIATVGNFDGLHLGHREIMKQVKEESARQNCKSLVITFEPHPSSILYPTRNFFRLTSPERRAKLIAECGIDGLLAIPFTIPLSEKDPRAFVEEIMVPLKLRRLYVGHDFTFGSGRKGNVYTLKREGEILGFSVHEIPEVEIDGETVRSTRIRALLAEGNIEKVTKLLGREHAVSGVVIKGAGRGKILGFPTANLGQTVETVPGPGVYATKVELDGKLYDSATHVGVIPTFDVDVPGIEAHIFDFNSEITGQNIEIRFIAKVRDTARFASIDELKEQIRKDCEDIRRLL
- a CDS encoding DUF3343 domain-containing protein, translating into MSDCIAVFATTYETLRAEDFFRAEKIKFKPILKPRKIGSACRMALKFSEKDIEAAKRAVSAGNLDILSFYRKENDTWEKILGRILP
- a CDS encoding MBL fold metallo-hydrolase; translated protein: MGMVAVPVTNLILFSIFLLFLAGYTISALRKRREMKIYHPDMMFKVKGLGATKKLEIIPIVDWYSEHGEMKAEEGVSYLIRTDNNTVLFDVGVDFSKGTPTPLTIQMEKMGITWDDFDTVVISHNHPDQWRKHHNYNLNEKQVELGEESFYVNDNPQYPVLEPMWNDNPIAIGKGITTTGTIPNRDFMMGWTAEQAIVVNVEGKGLVVISGCGHQTLQRILDRVGMMFDEPMYGIVCGYHYPVTDSRLRMLGVEMQKHMPGHDHPLISISDADVEENIGFLREKDLKLVAMSPHDCCDNAIDEAFRNTFHETYRKVTVGEKIIC